One Chelonoidis abingdonii isolate Lonesome George chromosome 17, CheloAbing_2.0, whole genome shotgun sequence DNA segment encodes these proteins:
- the OVOL1 gene encoding putative transcription factor Ovo-like 1 isoform X2: MPRAFLVKKSCVSVGKRNWSELPDEERGEIYVPVCLGGYDLGKDLEPSVAEAPSYPMPLDLTLRDPSYTAAQLPGGVPPAGQHNGFLRPKMKVTLGEGPGELFSCPVCQKGFSYQRMLNRHLKCHSEVKRHLCPYCGKGFNDTFDLKRHVRTHTGVRPYKCHLCDKAFTQRCSLESHLKKIHGVQQRYAYKERRAKLYVCEECGCTADSQEGHLLHLREQHPDSPLLRKASRKTASSLQSALPTLLQSSPHL; the protein is encoded by the exons ATGCCTCGGGCTTTCTTAGTGAAAAAATCCTGTGTGTCTGTGGGCAAGAGGAACTGGAGTGAATTGCCTGatgaagagagaggagagatctATGTACCAG TCTGCCTGGGGGGCTATGACCTGGGCAAGGACTTGGAGCCCTCAGTGGCTGAAGCCCCCTCGTATCCGATGCCCCTGGACCTGACCCTGCGAGATCCAAGCTACACGGCTGCCCAGCTTCCTGGCGGGGTGCCCCCAGCTGGGCAGCACAATGGGTTCCTGCGGCCCAAAATGAAG GTGACGTTGGGCGAGGGGCCGGGCGAGCTGTTCTCCTGCCCTGTGTGCCAGAAGGGCTTCAGCTACCAGCGCATGCTCAACCGGCACCTCAAGTGCCACAGCGAGGTCAAGCGCCACCTGTGCCCCTACTGCGGGAAGGGCTTCAATGACACCTTCGACCTCAAACGCCACGTCCGCACCCACACAG GCGTGCGCCCGTACAAGTGCCATCTGTGCGACAAGGCCTTCACGCAGCGCTGCTCACTGGAGTCGCACCTGAAGAAGATCCACGGGGTGCAGCAGCGCTATGCCTACAAGGAGCGGCGGGCCAAGCTCTACGTGTGTGAGGAGTGCGGCTGCACGGCCGACAGCCAGGAGGGCCACCTGCTCCATCTGCGAGAGCAGCACCCCGACAGCCCCCTGCTGCGCAAGGCCTCACGCAAGACGGCTAGCTCCCTGCAGAGTGCCCTTCCCACTCTGCTGCAGAGCAGCCCACACCTGTGA
- the OVOL1 gene encoding putative transcription factor Ovo-like 1 isoform X1 translates to MPRAFLVKKSCVSVGKRNWSELPDEERGEIYVPVTLTMCSPLSPWGDLEPSVAEAPSYPMPLDLTLRDPSYTAAQLPGGVPPAGQHNGFLRPKMKVTLGEGPGELFSCPVCQKGFSYQRMLNRHLKCHSEVKRHLCPYCGKGFNDTFDLKRHVRTHTGVRPYKCHLCDKAFTQRCSLESHLKKIHGVQQRYAYKERRAKLYVCEECGCTADSQEGHLLHLREQHPDSPLLRKASRKTASSLQSALPTLLQSSPHL, encoded by the exons ATGCCTCGGGCTTTCTTAGTGAAAAAATCCTGTGTGTCTGTGGGCAAGAGGAACTGGAGTGAATTGCCTGatgaagagagaggagagatctATGTACCAG TGACACTCACAATGTGCTCACCCCTTTCCCCGTGGGGG GACTTGGAGCCCTCAGTGGCTGAAGCCCCCTCGTATCCGATGCCCCTGGACCTGACCCTGCGAGATCCAAGCTACACGGCTGCCCAGCTTCCTGGCGGGGTGCCCCCAGCTGGGCAGCACAATGGGTTCCTGCGGCCCAAAATGAAG GTGACGTTGGGCGAGGGGCCGGGCGAGCTGTTCTCCTGCCCTGTGTGCCAGAAGGGCTTCAGCTACCAGCGCATGCTCAACCGGCACCTCAAGTGCCACAGCGAGGTCAAGCGCCACCTGTGCCCCTACTGCGGGAAGGGCTTCAATGACACCTTCGACCTCAAACGCCACGTCCGCACCCACACAG GCGTGCGCCCGTACAAGTGCCATCTGTGCGACAAGGCCTTCACGCAGCGCTGCTCACTGGAGTCGCACCTGAAGAAGATCCACGGGGTGCAGCAGCGCTATGCCTACAAGGAGCGGCGGGCCAAGCTCTACGTGTGTGAGGAGTGCGGCTGCACGGCCGACAGCCAGGAGGGCCACCTGCTCCATCTGCGAGAGCAGCACCCCGACAGCCCCCTGCTGCGCAAGGCCTCACGCAAGACGGCTAGCTCCCTGCAGAGTGCCCTTCCCACTCTGCTGCAGAGCAGCCCACACCTGTGA
- the AP5B1 gene encoding AP-5 complex subunit beta-1: protein MSVRSGDSWAQLITTFRAGPTAFLLAHGSDDTFLAELLQDLSSERISEQTKVSMLTLLLEFPTLLCPDPEVGEQVAGSLLANFAQLPHSPKLSWLRCHLLVVVGTVLISTEAFGEGSQASRDYLSLLLHLASDLNDQRQGPGDRGVRAAACESLRELECCYPGLFSRRLDSLHSMQQQELTPVHQGYTLLYSLALRNAVLLLARRGEGALSELLAGNEGLAWEAVGNAGAVSPASLDRLLLLPTPSETKELKSVLSQLLDGSYLLTPPAQSQLLWHLAQVVCVIRTQSPAIFKAQLVRLFGTAHVALLHASLQLKGLFTDSLFTAEDEAFLLRRLVGMAQHPSLPSPLKLFYLDCLLHFPENRPLGSGSEEGLPVLLTPRLASCLFPSLFNDPGTMLARLNLLSLVCLENQGPEAERGVGYIFEHVLALADTVAGKGGREATGLFFRATYLFARYFGSRPQLMGELTGTLVGLYRQRCSLAPNLINLLNETQLVLDDPAWTTSLSKALQELTVGMPLLPPWEQELGWHLKLLARVAKESGVPQGSTLGFLQRLVRLAGAGQLGDWYIGQALLSVCRNLLQHQPPPAMGCQLAELLQDVSLSYPDVDVQDRARFYYALLSCLSGDKLGAVLAPGGRLKARTLSSSIMADSENFAAALTVHPAPQPLLLLQREAPAKPTLVPVPASQMCPADAQEVKDCCRRLLELHSPAQLNLTYRLLHTGSSPEQLFCLLLHFERSDNFYEPVPDVCVPCLSATHPSPVLTLHLQPRCPYPTELAVSALYTTQTGLTYCSQLEPLQVAFPDIFLPLALPVNWDCESRRHLFDTLWSSLCPDGSGDCAESLFCWPTTQQPLGVLVQAHFASYLVAEEPGTYKIAIALPPHYHVLLQAQETQGAARVTIRTDNWKVLPHLSAYLQKVVE from the exons ATGAGTGTGCGGAGTGGGGACAGCTGGGCCCAGCTTATAACAACCTTCCGAGCAGGCCCCACAGCCTTCCTTCTGGCCCATGGGAGTGATGATACCTTcctggctgagctgctgcaggacctgagcaGCGAGAGGATCAGTGAGCAAACCAAG GTCTCCATGCTGACCCTTCTGCTGGAGTTCCCCACCCTGCTGTGCCCAGACCCCGAGGTGGGCGAGCAGGTGGCTGGCTCTCTCCTGGCTAACTTTGCTCAGCTGCCCCATTCACCCAAGCTGTCCTGGCTGCGATGCCACctactggtggtggtggggactgTGCTGATCTCCACTGAGGCCTTTGGGGAGGGCTCCCAGGCCTCTCGTGACtacctctctctgctgctgcaccTGGCCTCGGACCTCAATGACCAGCGGCAGGGGCCGGGTGACCGCGGGGTGCGGGCGGCCGCCTGCGAGAGTCTGAGGGAGCTGGAGTGCTGCTACCCTGGCCTGTTCTCCCGGCGGTTGGACTCGCTGCACTCCATGCAGCAGCAAGAGCTCACGCCTGTCCACCAGGGCTATACGCTGCTGTACAGCCTGGCCCTGCGCAATGCCGTGCTGCTGCTGGCCCGCCGGGGCGAGGGGGCTCTCAGTGAATTGCTGGCTGGCAACGAGGGGCTGGCTTGGGAGGCGGTGGGGAACGCCGGGGCAGTCTCTCCAGCATCCCTTGaccgcctgctgctgctgcccacccCGTCCGAGACCAAGGAGCTGAAGTCAGTGCTGTCCCAGCTGCTGGATGGCTCTTATCTGCTGACACCACCTGCCCAGAGCCAGCTTCTGTGGCATCTGGCCCAGGTGGTGTGTGTGATCCGCACCCAGTCACCTGCCATCTTCAAGGCGCAGCTGGTACGGTTGTTTGGAACAGCCCATGTGGCGCTGCTGCATGCCAGCCTGCAGCTCAAAGGGCTTTTCACCGACAGcctcttcacggctgaggatgagGCCTTCCTCCTGCGTCGCCTGGTGGGCATGGCCCAGCATCCCTCACTGCCCTCGCCCCTCAAACTCTTCTACCTCGACTGCCTGCTGCACTTCCCCGAGAACCGCCCACTGGGCTCTGGCTCTGAGGAGGGGCTGCCAGTCCTCCTCACACCCCGCCTggcctcctgcctcttcccctccctcttcaaCGACCCGGGCACCATGCTGGCACGCCTCAACCTGCTGAGCCTGGTGTGCCTGGAAAACCAGGGCCCCGAGGCTGAGCGAGGTGTTGGGTATATCTTTGAGCATGTCCTGGCACTGGCAGACACCGTGGCAGGTAAAGGTGGGCGTGAGGCTACTGGGCTCTTCTTCCGAGCCACCTACCTCTTTGCCCGCTACTTTGGCTCAAGGCCACAGCTTATGGGAGAGCTGACAGGCACACTGGTGGGGCTGTATCGCCAGCGCTGCTCCCTGGCCCCCAACCTCATCAACCTGCTCAATGAGACCCAGTTGGTGCTGGATGACCCAGCCTGGACCACATCCTTGAGCAAGGCCCTGCAGGAGCTGACTGTGGGCATGCCACTGCTGCCACCCTGGGAACAGGAGCTGGGCTGGCATCTCAAGCTGTTGGCTCGGGTGGCAAAGgagagtggggtcccacagggcaGTACACTTGGGTTCCTGCAGCGCCTGGTGCGGCTGGCAGGTGCTGGACAGTTGGGAGACTGGTACATTGGCCAGGCTTTGCTGAGCGTCTGCCGCAACCTGCTGCAGCACCAGCCTCCCCCTGCTATGGGGTGCCAGCTGGCTGAGCTGCTCCAAGACGTCTCACTGAGCTACCCGGATGTGGACGTGCAGGATCGGGCTCGCTTCTACTACGCACTCCTGTCGTGCCTGTCTGGGGACAAGCTGGGGGCAGTGCTGGCACCTGGGGGGCGCCTCAAAGCCCggactctctcctcctccatcatGGCAGACAGCGAGAACTTCGCCGCCGCACTGACTGTGCACCCAGCCCCGcaacccctgctgctgctgcagcgtgAGGCCCCAGCCAAGCCCACCCTGGTACCAGTGCCAGCCTCCCAGATGTGCCCTGCTGATGCTCAGGAGGTGAAGGACTGCTGCCGACGGCTCCTGGAGCTGCATTCTCCAGCCCAGCTCAACCTGACATACCGGCTGCTCCACACAGGGTCCTCACCTGAGCAACTCTTCTGCCTCCTGCTACACTTCGAGCGCTCCGACAACTTCTATGAGCCAGTGCCTGATGTGTGTGTGCCCTGCCTCTCTGCCACCCACCCATCTCCCGTCCTCACACTCCACCTGCAGCCCCGCTGCCCCTACCCCACCGAGCTGGCAGTGAGCGCCTTGTACACCACCCAGACCGGCCTCACCTACTGCAGCCAGCTAGAACCATTGCAGGTGGCCTTTCCGGACATCTTCCTGCCTCTGGCACTGCCCGTGAATTGGGACTGTGAGAGCCGGCGCCACCTCTTTGACACCCTCTGGTCCTCCCTGTGCCCAGATGGGTCAGGTGACTGCGCCGAGAGCCTCTTTTGCTGGCCTACCACCCAACAGCCCTTGGGTGTCCTGGTACAGGCTCACTTTGCCAGCTACCTAGTGGCAGAGGAGCCGGGCACCTACAAGATTGCCatagccctgccaccccactacCATGTGCTGCTGCAAGCACAGGAGACCCAGGGGGCAGCGCGTGTCACCATTCGCACTGACAACTGGAAGGTGCTCCCCCACCTGAGTGCCTACCTGCAGAAGGTGGTGGAGTGA
- the KAT5 gene encoding histone acetyltransferase KAT5 isoform X1, with product MAEVGEVTEGCRLPVLRRNQDNEDEWPLAEILSVKDISGRKLFYVHYIDFNKRLDEWVTHDRLDLKKIQFPKKEAKTPTKNGLPGSRPGSPEREVRKTLDLSLQPASTPASGKTLPIPVQITLRFNLPKEREAVPGEPDQPLSSSSCVQPNHRTTKRKVEVVSPATPVPASTETTQASVFPQNGSARRAVAAQPGRKRKSNCLGTDEDSQDSSDGIPSAPRMTGSLVSDRSHDDIITRMKNIECIELGRHRLKPWYFSPYPQELTTLPVLYLCEFCLKYVKSLKCLQRHLTKCDLRHPPGNEIYRKGTISFFEIDGRKNKSYSQNLCLLAKCFLDHKTLYYDTDPFLFYVMTEYDCKGFHIVGYFSKEKESTEDYNVACILTLPPYQRRGYGKLLIEFSYELSKVEGKTGTPEKPLSDLGLLSYRSYWSQTILEILMNLKSENGERPQITINEISEITSIKKEDVISTLQYLNLINYYKGQYILTLSEDIVDGHERAMLKRILRIDSKCLHFTPKDWSKRGKW from the exons ATGGCGGAGGTG GGGGAGGTGACCGAGGGCTGCCGCCTGCCCGTGTTGCGTCGCAACCAGGATAATGAAGATGAATGGC ctctggctgAAATCCTCAGTGTTAAGGACATCAGTGGCCGGAAGCTTTTCTACGTGCATTACATTGATT TTAACAAGCGTCTGGACGAATGGGTGACCCATGACCGGCTGGACCTGAAGAAGATCCAGTTCCCCAAGAAGGAAGCCAAGACTCCCACCAAGAATGGGCTGCCTGGCTCCCGGCCCGGCTCCCCGGAGCGGGAAGTG AGGAAGACCTTGGATCTGTCTCTACAACCTGCCTCAACTCCAGCCAGCGGTAAAACCCTGCCCATCCCAGTGCAGATAACGCTCCGCTTTAATCTACCCAAGGAGAGGGAGGCTGTTCCCGGGGAGCCCGACCAacccctctcctccagctcctgtgtCCAGCCGAACCATCGGACAACG AAGCGGAAGGTGGAGGTGGTTTCCCCAGCAACCCCCGTCCCTGCTTCCACAGAGACCACTCAAGCCTCTGTGTTCCCCCAG AATGGCTCAGccaggagagcagtggctgcccAGCCTGGCAGGAAGAGGAAATCCAACTGCCTGGGCACAGATGAG GACTCTCAGGACAGTTCTGACGGCATCCCCTCAGCTCCGCGCATGACGGGCAGCCTCGTGTCGGACCGCAGCCACGATGACATCATCACACGCATGAAGAACATAGAATGCATCGAGCTGGGCCGGCACCGCCTGAAGCCCTGGTACTTCTCACCCTACCCGCAGGAGCTCACCAccctgcctgtgctgtacctCTGCGAGTTCTGCCTCAAATACGTCAAAAGCCTCAAATGCCTGCAGAGGCACCTA ACCAAGTGCGACCTGCGGCACCCGCCTGGGAATGAAATCTACCGCAAAGGCACCATCTCCTTCTTTGAGATCGATGGGCGCAAGAACAAG AGCTACTCTCAGAACCTCTGCCTGCTAGCAAAGTGCTTCCTGGACCACAAGACCCTGTACTATGACACTGACCCCTTCCTGTTCTACGTCATGACCGAGTACGACTGCAAGGGCTTCCATATCGTGGGCTATTTCTCCAAG GAGAAGGAGTCAACGGAAGACTATAATGTGGCCTGCATCTTGACCCTGCCCCCATACCAGAGGCGAGGCTATGGCAAGCTGCTCATCGAATTCA GCTACGAGCTCTCCAAGGTGGAAGGGAAGACGGGGACGCCAGAGAAGCCACTCTCAGATCTCGGGCTCCTCTCCTACCGCAGCTACTGGTCCCAGACCATCCTGGAGATCCTCATGAACCTGAAGTCTGAGAACGGGGAGCGCCCACAGATCACCATCAA CGAAATCAGTGAGATCACTAGTATCAAGAAGGAGGACGTGATCTCCACGCTGCAGTACCTGAACCTCATAAATTACTACAAG ggccagtacATTCTGACGCTTTCAGAGGACATAGTGGATGGGCACGAGCGGGCAATGCTGAAGCGGATCCTGCGCATTGACTCCAAGTGTCTGCACTTCACCCCCAAGGACTGGAGCAAGAGGGGCAAGTGGTGA
- the KAT5 gene encoding histone acetyltransferase KAT5 isoform X2: MAEVGEVTEGCRLPVLRRNQDNEDEWPLAEILSVKDISGRKLFYVHYIDFNKRLDEWVTHDRLDLKKIQFPKKEAKTPTKNGLPGSRPGSPEREVKRKVEVVSPATPVPASTETTQASVFPQNGSARRAVAAQPGRKRKSNCLGTDEDSQDSSDGIPSAPRMTGSLVSDRSHDDIITRMKNIECIELGRHRLKPWYFSPYPQELTTLPVLYLCEFCLKYVKSLKCLQRHLTKCDLRHPPGNEIYRKGTISFFEIDGRKNKSYSQNLCLLAKCFLDHKTLYYDTDPFLFYVMTEYDCKGFHIVGYFSKEKESTEDYNVACILTLPPYQRRGYGKLLIEFSYELSKVEGKTGTPEKPLSDLGLLSYRSYWSQTILEILMNLKSENGERPQITINEISEITSIKKEDVISTLQYLNLINYYKGQYILTLSEDIVDGHERAMLKRILRIDSKCLHFTPKDWSKRGKW; encoded by the exons ATGGCGGAGGTG GGGGAGGTGACCGAGGGCTGCCGCCTGCCCGTGTTGCGTCGCAACCAGGATAATGAAGATGAATGGC ctctggctgAAATCCTCAGTGTTAAGGACATCAGTGGCCGGAAGCTTTTCTACGTGCATTACATTGATT TTAACAAGCGTCTGGACGAATGGGTGACCCATGACCGGCTGGACCTGAAGAAGATCCAGTTCCCCAAGAAGGAAGCCAAGACTCCCACCAAGAATGGGCTGCCTGGCTCCCGGCCCGGCTCCCCGGAGCGGGAAGTG AAGCGGAAGGTGGAGGTGGTTTCCCCAGCAACCCCCGTCCCTGCTTCCACAGAGACCACTCAAGCCTCTGTGTTCCCCCAG AATGGCTCAGccaggagagcagtggctgcccAGCCTGGCAGGAAGAGGAAATCCAACTGCCTGGGCACAGATGAG GACTCTCAGGACAGTTCTGACGGCATCCCCTCAGCTCCGCGCATGACGGGCAGCCTCGTGTCGGACCGCAGCCACGATGACATCATCACACGCATGAAGAACATAGAATGCATCGAGCTGGGCCGGCACCGCCTGAAGCCCTGGTACTTCTCACCCTACCCGCAGGAGCTCACCAccctgcctgtgctgtacctCTGCGAGTTCTGCCTCAAATACGTCAAAAGCCTCAAATGCCTGCAGAGGCACCTA ACCAAGTGCGACCTGCGGCACCCGCCTGGGAATGAAATCTACCGCAAAGGCACCATCTCCTTCTTTGAGATCGATGGGCGCAAGAACAAG AGCTACTCTCAGAACCTCTGCCTGCTAGCAAAGTGCTTCCTGGACCACAAGACCCTGTACTATGACACTGACCCCTTCCTGTTCTACGTCATGACCGAGTACGACTGCAAGGGCTTCCATATCGTGGGCTATTTCTCCAAG GAGAAGGAGTCAACGGAAGACTATAATGTGGCCTGCATCTTGACCCTGCCCCCATACCAGAGGCGAGGCTATGGCAAGCTGCTCATCGAATTCA GCTACGAGCTCTCCAAGGTGGAAGGGAAGACGGGGACGCCAGAGAAGCCACTCTCAGATCTCGGGCTCCTCTCCTACCGCAGCTACTGGTCCCAGACCATCCTGGAGATCCTCATGAACCTGAAGTCTGAGAACGGGGAGCGCCCACAGATCACCATCAA CGAAATCAGTGAGATCACTAGTATCAAGAAGGAGGACGTGATCTCCACGCTGCAGTACCTGAACCTCATAAATTACTACAAG ggccagtacATTCTGACGCTTTCAGAGGACATAGTGGATGGGCACGAGCGGGCAATGCTGAAGCGGATCCTGCGCATTGACTCCAAGTGTCTGCACTTCACCCCCAAGGACTGGAGCAAGAGGGGCAAGTGGTGA